GCGCTTGCGTTGACCGGTTCAACAGCATCTTGGATTTCATTAAACTTTGGATTTTTGGTTTTTTGTTATCTAATTAAAAAGCGCCTACCTAAAAAATATATCTATCTCCTTGTTGGAATATCCGTTTTTTTGATTATACTAAAACTAAACAGCAGGGATTCGTTTAACAGAATTATATGGTGGCTTACAGCGGGAAAAATGATTTTATCAAAACCTTTTACAGGTGTTGGACTGAATGCTCTTGCAGATGCCTACCCGAAATATAAATTAAGTGGACTGAATTCTGTTTATGCGCATAATTATTTTTTACAAACTGCCGCAGAAATTGGACTCTTCGGATTTTTAGCATTCCTCTGGTTTCTTGTAGAAATTTTTAGGCAAACAAAAACTGCTGAAAATAGCTCGTTTTTTGTCGCAATCTCTGCAATGCTTATTCACGGCTTTTTTGATTATTCATTGTTGATACCGGCAAACGCAATCTTATTATGGGCTTTTTTAGGTATTTGCTCAAGAAAAGAAAAACCTGTTCCAGTAACACTTACACAAAACCAAACAACTATTTTTAAATGGCTGGCTGTTTTTTTTGTTTCAGCCGCAATTTATTCACTGACAAAAATCTTTCTGGGTAACCGCGAAACCGCAATGGGCAAATACCTGCTTGACCAAAAAAAATATAATACCGCACAACTGCATTTCAATAAAGCATTACAGTATGATAGAAACAACCCGCAAACATATCTCTATCTTTCTAATGTTTATCAGGAATACTTTAAACTTACAAAATACTATACATATTTAGACGAAGCGGAAATTGAACTTAATAAAGCAGCAAAGTTGCAGAAAAAAAATTATGAAAATATCCGAAACAAATAAACTATTTGCTATTCACTGTTTGCTATTCGCTGTTTTTCTGCTGACACCTTTTTTTAACGGCTCAAAAGACCCAACTGCGATTTTTGTGTTTGAGACGGTTGTTTTTATCGTTTTTTTTATCACCATAAACTTTCACAAAATACAGAAAACTTTAATAGATATCCCAATTCTGTTGTTTTTGATATTCACGGTTTTTTCAACTGCAACTACTTTATACTTGAATTCTTCGGTTAATATGTTATTTCTTGTTCTTTCATATCTAATGTTTTTTTATTGTTTGATTACTGTTTATAACAAGGTATTTCGTAAATTTTTTTATGATGGGCTTGTCTTGATTTCATTCATAATTTCAGGAATTGTAATACTCCAGTTTTTTTCTGGCAAAACACCAAAGGCAACATTCCCAAACCCGAATTTAGCAGCTGGATATATTTCTGCAGGCGCATCGTTTATTCTGGCGTTTTTAT
The DNA window shown above is from Elusimicrobiota bacterium and carries:
- a CDS encoding O-antigen ligase family protein; the protein is MVINFFIATTLIISPLMRASWDLWAQTIIHLITLLAILILIFKKETFLPFYLSTFLPLFIFTLFCFISIFTSFNFYESRNEFFNILNYIAIFYLVKYTDKKYIIPPALISGLILAFYGFYQKIFIGGNIASFMNNPNIFAGYLVGLICLTFSSFIYRPQSPTEQMFGTEHLFGYCLLIIFVAALALTGSTASWISLNFGFLVFCYLIKKRLPKKYIYLLVGISVFLIILKLNSRDSFNRIIWWLTAGKMILSKPFTGVGLNALADAYPKYKLSGLNSVYAHNYFLQTAAEIGLFGFLAFLWFLVEIFRQTKTAENSSFFVAISAMLIHGFFDYSLLIPANAILLWAFLGICSRKEKPVPVTLTQNQTTIFKWLAVFFVSAAIYSLTKIFLGNRETAMGKYLLDQKKYNTAQLHFNKALQYDRNNPQTYLYLSNVYQEYFKLTKYYTYLDEAEIELNKAAKLQKKNYENIRNK